Proteins encoded within one genomic window of Oncorhynchus masou masou isolate Uvic2021 chromosome 1, UVic_Omas_1.1, whole genome shotgun sequence:
- the sdf2l1 gene encoding stromal cell-derived factor 2-like protein 1 — MGLIYTIRVLIKSILVVILWSKCEGRESEFNYVTCGSLVKLLNTRHNVRLHSHDVKYGSGSGQQSVTGVESADDANSYWRIRGKPDGTCQRGVPIQCGQAVRITHMTTGRNLHTHHFSSPLSNNQEVSAFGENGEGDDLDVWKVQCDGSIWERDEAVRFKHVGTDAFLSVTGEQYGNPIQGQREVHGMGTANQNNYWKAMEGVFILPSQEPLRHNHEEL; from the exons ATGGGATTAATTTACACTATCCGCGTCTTAATCAAATCCATTTTGGTCGTTATTTTGTGGTCCAAATGCGAGGGTCGGGAGTCAGAGTTTAACTACGTCACCTGCGGTTCGCTTGTGAAATTGCTGAACACGAGACACAACGTTCGGCTGCACTCTCATGATGTAAAATACGGCTCAG GCAGTGGGCAGCAGTCTGTGACAGGCGTGGAGAGTGCAGATGACGCCAACAGTTACTGGAGGATTCGGGGGAAGCCCGACGGGACCTGCCAACGAGGCGTGCCCATCCAGTGTGGTCAGGCCGTCCGCATCACGCACATGACCACGGGACGcaacctccacacacaccacTTTAGCTCGCCGCTGTCCAACAACCAG GAGGTGAGTGCGTTCGGTGAGAACGGCGAGGGGGATGACCTGGACGTGTGGAAGGTGCAGTGTGACGGCTCCATCTGGGAGCGGGACGAGGCAGTGCGCTTCAAGCACGTCGGCACCGACGCCTTCCTGAGTGTGACGGGCGAGCAGTACGGCAACCCCATCCAGGGGCAGAGGGAGGTGCACGGCATGGGCACTGCCAACCAGAACAACTACTGGAAGGCTATGGAGGGTGTCTTCATTCTCCCCAGCCAAGAACCGCTGAGACACAATCACGAAGAGCTCTGA